From a single Shewanella donghaensis genomic region:
- a CDS encoding MFS transporter has product MSTDTISQTSTNTQQRQQPELNFWQIFNMCFGFLGIQFGFALQNANVSRIFQTLGAEIDEIPILWIAAPLTGLIVQPIIGYLSDNTWNGLGRRRPYFLIGAICTTLALFVMPHSPTLWIAAGMLWIMDASINIAMEPFRAFVGDNLPKSQRTQGYAMQSFFIGIGAVVASALPYILTNYFDVANTAPAGEIADSVRYAFYFGGAVLFLAVGWTIVSTKEYSPEEINAFHAHEEAAKQEDGIDETRSRTATQYKKASMLWMGFGAIFTGLVYGLGWDKQLFILSIGIFAFGPLQLYCAKALAGIKGNKRESLGMVFNVVDDLFHMPKAMHQLAIVQFFSWFALFAMWIYTTAAVTSYHYGSSDVVSQAYNDGADWVGMLFASYNGFAALAAVMIPFLAKAVGIKFTHTINLTLGGLGLISFYFITDPQMLWIPMIGVGIAWASILSVPYAMLSGILPPKKMGVFMGIFNFFIVIPQLLAASVLGVILNGLFDGEPIFALITGGVFMIIAGIAVLFVDQPSSQA; this is encoded by the coding sequence ATGTCTACCGATACGATTAGTCAAACATCGACAAATACTCAGCAGCGTCAGCAGCCAGAACTCAACTTTTGGCAAATCTTTAATATGTGCTTTGGATTTTTGGGGATCCAATTCGGTTTTGCACTGCAAAATGCCAATGTCAGCCGTATTTTCCAAACGCTAGGTGCTGAAATTGACGAAATTCCTATTCTTTGGATTGCAGCTCCGCTGACAGGATTGATAGTCCAGCCAATTATCGGTTATTTGAGTGACAACACCTGGAACGGGCTTGGCCGTCGTCGTCCTTATTTCTTAATTGGCGCAATTTGTACCACGCTGGCGTTATTTGTCATGCCGCACTCTCCTACTCTGTGGATTGCAGCGGGCATGTTGTGGATTATGGATGCATCAATCAATATCGCTATGGAGCCGTTTCGTGCTTTCGTTGGTGATAACTTGCCTAAGAGTCAACGTACTCAAGGCTATGCCATGCAAAGCTTCTTTATCGGCATTGGCGCCGTTGTCGCTTCAGCACTACCTTATATCCTCACTAATTACTTTGATGTTGCCAATACAGCCCCAGCGGGTGAAATTGCCGACTCAGTTCGCTATGCCTTCTATTTTGGTGGCGCGGTATTGTTTCTTGCTGTGGGTTGGACGATTGTTAGCACCAAAGAATATTCGCCAGAAGAAATCAATGCCTTCCATGCACATGAAGAAGCCGCTAAGCAAGAAGACGGTATTGATGAAACTCGCAGCCGCACCGCTACGCAATATAAAAAAGCGTCGATGTTATGGATGGGATTTGGCGCGATATTCACAGGCTTAGTTTACGGATTAGGTTGGGATAAACAGTTGTTTATTCTTAGTATTGGCATCTTTGCTTTTGGCCCATTACAACTCTATTGCGCTAAAGCACTAGCTGGCATAAAGGGTAACAAACGCGAGTCATTAGGGATGGTATTTAACGTCGTTGACGATTTATTCCATATGCCTAAAGCGATGCACCAATTAGCTATCGTACAATTTTTCTCATGGTTTGCACTCTTCGCCATGTGGATTTATACCACTGCCGCAGTCACCTCTTATCATTACGGCAGTTCTGATGTTGTTTCACAAGCTTATAACGACGGCGCTGACTGGGTCGGGATGTTATTCGCTTCATACAATGGCTTTGCCGCCCTTGCTGCTGTGATGATTCCTTTTTTAGCTAAAGCCGTAGGTATTAAATTTACTCACACCATCAACTTAACACTCGGTGGACTAGGGCTAATTAGTTTTTACTTTATAACAGACCCACAAATGTTATGGATACCTATGATTGGTGTCGGTATCGCTTGGGCCTCTATCTTATCAGTACCTTATGCCATGCTATCAGGTATATTACCGCCTAAAAAAATGGGCGTATTTATGGGCATATTTAACTTCTTTATCGTTATTCCACAATTACTTGCCGCAAGTGTTTTAGGGGTGATTTTAAATGGCTTATTCGATGGTGAACCCATTTTTGCATTAATCACTGGTGGGGTATTTATGATTATTGCTGGTATTGCGGTGTTATTTGTCGATCAACCCAGTTCACAAGCTTAA